The following proteins come from a genomic window of Enterobacter chengduensis:
- a CDS encoding ABC transporter permease subunit, whose product MTHSTSPQQVAKSASAKKMLMSDLMQTVGILPILILIVAVFGFIAPNFFTESNLLNITRQASINIVLAAGMTFIILTGGIDLSVGSILGTTAVAAMVVSLIPEFAMLSIPAALMLGMVLGLFNGALVAFAGLPPFIVTLGTYTALRGAAYLLADGTTVINSNISFEWIGNNYLGPIPWLVVIALAVIAVCWFILRRTTLGVHIYAVGGNMQAARLTGIKVWLVLLFVYGMSGLLSGLGGVMSASRLYSANGNLGTGYELDAIAAVILGGTSFVGGIGTITGTLVGALIIATLNNGMTLMGVSYFWQLVIKGAVIIIAVLIDKYRTRHHQSA is encoded by the coding sequence ATGACGCATTCAACCAGTCCGCAGCAGGTGGCGAAATCCGCCTCCGCAAAAAAAATGCTGATGAGCGATCTGATGCAAACGGTCGGCATTTTGCCGATTCTTATCCTGATTGTGGCGGTATTTGGCTTTATCGCCCCCAACTTCTTTACCGAGAGCAACCTGCTTAACATCACCCGTCAGGCGTCGATCAACATCGTGCTGGCGGCGGGGATGACCTTCATCATCTTAACCGGCGGGATTGACCTCTCCGTCGGCTCGATTCTGGGCACCACGGCAGTGGCGGCGATGGTGGTGTCGCTTATTCCGGAGTTCGCCATGCTCTCCATCCCGGCCGCGCTGATGCTCGGCATGGTGCTGGGCCTGTTTAACGGCGCGCTGGTGGCCTTTGCCGGGCTGCCGCCCTTTATCGTCACGCTCGGCACCTACACGGCGCTGCGCGGTGCGGCCTACCTGCTGGCCGACGGCACGACGGTCATTAACTCCAACATCAGCTTCGAGTGGATCGGCAATAACTATCTCGGCCCGATTCCCTGGCTGGTGGTTATCGCCCTCGCCGTAATCGCGGTGTGCTGGTTCATCCTGCGGCGCACCACCCTCGGCGTACACATCTATGCGGTGGGCGGCAACATGCAGGCGGCACGCTTAACGGGCATTAAGGTCTGGCTGGTGCTGCTGTTTGTCTACGGCATGAGCGGGCTGCTCTCCGGCCTCGGCGGCGTCATGAGCGCCTCGCGCCTCTACAGCGCCAACGGCAACCTCGGCACGGGCTACGAGCTGGACGCGATTGCGGCGGTGATCCTCGGCGGCACCAGCTTCGTCGGCGGGATCGGCACGATCACCGGCACGCTGGTCGGCGCACTTATCATCGCCACCCTCAACAACGGCATGACGCTGATGGGCGTCTCCTACTTCTGGCAGCTGGTGATCAAAGGGGCGGTGATCATCATAGCGGTGCTGATCGACAAATACCGTACCCGACACCATCAAAGTGCATAA
- a CDS encoding IS110 family transposase — MTEHTNVGIDIAKETFDVFISPDGIFLHLDNTPQGHQLLLDALSSRTVTRIVMEATGRYHNLLAATLELAGLPVAVVNPAQVKHFARALGTLFKTDPNDARIICEFGRRMTPDIRPAPDEQTQRLAMMVSRRRQLVDNRTMEQNRYGSCTDELIRMGIKRHIDWLNAEIKDTDDDIDQQIKVMPLWQEKVKLLEEVKGIGRTTLAVLLSMLPELGQLNRRKISALVGVCPYAHDSGKMKGKRCIWGGRSAVRAALYMAAMSAVRYNPTIQAFFEKLRSKGKAFKVAMTACVRKLVTILNAMVRDNKKWAAA, encoded by the coding sequence ATGACTGAACATACCAACGTTGGCATCGATATCGCCAAAGAGACCTTTGATGTATTTATCAGTCCTGACGGGATTTTTCTTCATCTGGATAATACCCCTCAGGGCCATCAGCTACTCCTCGACGCCCTTTCATCCCGTACCGTTACACGCATCGTGATGGAAGCCACGGGGCGCTACCACAACCTGCTTGCTGCCACGCTTGAACTTGCCGGGCTGCCTGTCGCCGTCGTTAATCCTGCTCAGGTCAAACACTTCGCCCGCGCTCTCGGGACGCTGTTCAAGACAGACCCGAACGATGCCCGCATCATCTGCGAGTTTGGCCGCAGGATGACACCGGATATCAGACCCGCTCCGGACGAACAGACGCAGCGTCTCGCCATGATGGTATCCCGCCGCCGCCAGTTGGTGGACAACAGAACCATGGAGCAGAACCGCTACGGCTCCTGCACTGATGAGCTTATCCGGATGGGTATCAAACGGCATATTGACTGGCTTAACGCAGAGATAAAGGACACGGATGACGACATCGACCAGCAGATAAAAGTGATGCCGCTATGGCAGGAGAAAGTGAAGCTGCTGGAAGAAGTCAAGGGTATAGGACGGACAACGCTGGCGGTTCTGCTGTCGATGCTGCCGGAGCTGGGACAACTTAACAGACGTAAAATCAGCGCACTGGTAGGCGTGTGTCCTTATGCCCATGACAGCGGAAAGATGAAAGGAAAACGATGTATCTGGGGAGGACGAAGTGCGGTGCGTGCAGCGCTGTACATGGCGGCAATGTCAGCGGTGCGTTATAACCCAACCATACAGGCTTTTTTTGAGAAACTGAGAAGCAAGGGAAAAGCCTTTAAAGTGGCGATGACAGCCTGCGTCAGAAAGCTGGTAACAATCCTGAATGCGATGGTGCGGGACAATAAAAAATGGGCGGCAGCTTAG
- a CDS encoding sugar ABC transporter ATP-binding protein — MSRTPVLEMRGIAKTFGSFHALKGVDLTVFPGEIHALMGENGAGKSTLMKILAGAYTATSGEILIDGQPFHIKGPKDALAAGITLIYQEMQLAPNLTVAENMFLGSELSRGGMVKRKEMATQAQAVIDRLGAQFSATDLVMKLTIAEQQQVEIARALHRNSRILVMDEPTAALSSRETHRLFELILRLRDEGMAIIYISHRMAEVYELSGRVSVLRDGQYVGSLTRDRLNASELVKMMVGRPLSDLFNKERDIPLGSPRLNVHHLTDGKKVQPCSLQVRSGEIVGLAGLVGAGRSELAQLIFGVRKATGGMIEVDGEPVVIHSPRAAIENGIGFLTENRKEQGLFLELAAQENITMATLERDATFGMLNRKKAQSISDDAIALLNIRVPHSQVRAGGLSGGNQQKLLISRWVAIGPRILILDEPTRGVDVGAKSEIYRIMNQMARKGVAILMISSELPEVVGMSDRVYVMREGSIAGELRGRDISQENIMTLATGVNDSHHQAV, encoded by the coding sequence ATGAGCAGAACCCCCGTATTAGAAATGCGCGGCATTGCCAAAACGTTTGGCAGCTTCCACGCGCTCAAGGGTGTAGATTTGACGGTTTTTCCCGGTGAGATCCACGCGCTGATGGGCGAAAACGGCGCGGGAAAAAGCACGCTGATGAAAATCCTCGCGGGTGCCTATACCGCCACCAGCGGCGAGATCCTGATTGACGGCCAGCCGTTTCACATTAAAGGGCCGAAAGACGCCCTGGCCGCAGGCATCACCCTGATTTATCAGGAGATGCAGCTCGCGCCCAATCTGACCGTAGCCGAGAATATGTTCCTCGGCAGCGAGCTGTCGCGCGGCGGGATGGTAAAGCGCAAAGAGATGGCTACTCAGGCGCAGGCCGTAATTGACCGCCTCGGCGCGCAGTTCAGCGCCACCGATTTAGTGATGAAGCTGACCATCGCCGAGCAGCAGCAGGTGGAAATCGCCCGCGCGCTGCACCGCAATAGCCGCATTCTGGTGATGGATGAACCCACCGCCGCCCTCTCCTCGCGGGAAACGCACCGCCTGTTTGAACTGATTTTGCGCCTGCGCGATGAAGGGATGGCAATCATCTATATCAGCCACCGCATGGCGGAAGTGTATGAACTCTCTGGCCGCGTCAGCGTTCTGCGCGACGGGCAGTACGTCGGCAGCCTGACGCGCGACAGGCTCAACGCCTCCGAGCTGGTGAAAATGATGGTGGGCCGCCCGTTGAGCGACCTGTTCAACAAGGAGCGTGATATCCCCCTCGGCAGCCCGCGCCTCAACGTGCATCACCTCACCGACGGTAAAAAAGTGCAGCCGTGCAGCCTGCAGGTGCGTTCCGGCGAAATTGTCGGCCTGGCGGGCCTGGTCGGGGCCGGACGCTCCGAGCTGGCGCAGCTCATCTTCGGCGTGCGTAAAGCCACCGGCGGCATGATTGAGGTCGACGGCGAGCCGGTAGTGATCCACTCCCCGCGCGCGGCCATCGAAAACGGCATCGGTTTTCTCACCGAGAACCGCAAGGAGCAGGGGCTGTTTCTGGAGCTGGCGGCGCAGGAGAACATCACCATGGCGACGCTGGAGCGCGACGCTACCTTCGGCATGCTGAACCGCAAAAAAGCGCAGTCGATTTCCGATGACGCGATTGCCCTGCTCAACATCCGCGTACCGCATTCGCAGGTGCGCGCGGGCGGGCTGTCCGGCGGCAATCAGCAAAAGCTGCTGATCTCGCGCTGGGTGGCGATTGGCCCGCGCATTCTTATTCTCGACGAACCGACGCGCGGCGTGGACGTCGGGGCGAAAAGCGAGATTTACCGCATCATGAACCAGATGGCGCGTAAAGGGGTGGCGATTCTAATGATCTCCAGCGAGCTGCCGGAAGTGGTGGGCATGAGCGACCGGGTCTACGTGATGCGCGAAGGCAGCATCGCGGGTGAACTCCGCGGGCGCGACATCTCTCAGGAAAACATCATGACGCTGGCAACCGGCGTAAACGACTCTCATCATCAGGCGGTGTAA
- a CDS encoding ketose 1,6-bisphosphate aldolase, with protein sequence MPLISLADGLAHARQHRYALGAFNVLDSHFLRALFAAAKQERSPFIINIAEVHFKYVSLDSLVEAVKFEAARHAIPVVLNLDHGLHFDAVVRALRLGFSSVMFDGSTLSYEENIRQTREVVKMCHAVGVSVEAELGAVGGDEGGALYGHADEACFTDPQLAREFVDSTGIDALAVAIGNAHGKYKGEPKLDFPRLDAIRQQTGLPLVLHGGSGISDADFRRAIELGIHKINFYTGMSQAALAAVEQRMAKRQPLYDEFAELLLGIEEAIADTVAEQMRIFGSAGQA encoded by the coding sequence ATGCCATTGATTTCTCTTGCCGACGGTCTGGCACACGCCAGACAGCACCGCTATGCGCTGGGCGCGTTTAACGTCCTTGATTCCCACTTCCTGCGCGCGCTGTTCGCCGCCGCAAAGCAGGAGCGCTCGCCGTTTATTATCAACATCGCCGAAGTGCATTTTAAGTACGTGTCCCTGGATTCGCTTGTCGAAGCGGTCAAGTTCGAGGCCGCCCGTCACGCTATTCCCGTGGTGCTCAACCTCGACCACGGCCTGCATTTTGACGCCGTGGTGCGCGCCCTGCGCCTGGGGTTCAGCTCCGTGATGTTCGACGGCTCGACGCTGAGCTACGAGGAGAACATCCGCCAGACGCGGGAGGTGGTGAAGATGTGCCACGCGGTGGGCGTGTCGGTGGAGGCGGAGCTGGGCGCGGTCGGGGGCGATGAAGGCGGCGCGCTTTACGGCCATGCGGATGAAGCCTGCTTTACCGACCCGCAGCTCGCGCGCGAATTTGTCGATTCAACCGGCATTGACGCGCTGGCGGTCGCCATCGGCAACGCACACGGCAAGTATAAAGGCGAGCCGAAGCTCGATTTCCCGCGTCTGGACGCCATTCGCCAGCAGACGGGGCTGCCGCTGGTTTTACACGGCGGCTCCGGGATTAGCGATGCCGACTTCCGCCGCGCCATCGAGCTGGGTATTCATAAAATCAATTTCTATACTGGGATGTCGCAGGCCGCGCTTGCCGCCGTGGAGCAGCGGATGGCAAAACGCCAGCCGCTTTACGATGAGTTTGCCGAGCTGCTGCTGGGGATAGAAGAGGCGATTGCGGATACGGTCGCCGAACAGATGCGCATCTTCGGCAGCGCGGGGCAGGCATAA
- a CDS encoding ABC transporter substrate-binding protein yields MRLKPLVTALCAGALLAATPFAQAKDLKAIGVTVGDLANPFFVQITKGAELEARKLAGDNVKVTLVSSGYDLGQQVAQIDNFIAAKVDMIILNAADSKGIGPAVKRAKDAGIVVVAVDVAAEGADATITSDNTQAGEMACKYITDRLKGKGNVVIINGPPVSAVQNRVEGCQTEFKKHPDIKVLSDNQNAKGSREGGLEVMTSLLAANPKIDGVFAINDPTAIGADLAAKQAQRNEFFIVGVDGSPDGEEALKRENSLFVATPAQDPQVMAAKAVEIGYDILQGKPAPKEPVLIPVTMIDKKNVGTYKGWTVK; encoded by the coding sequence ATGCGTTTGAAACCGTTAGTAACCGCGCTCTGTGCTGGCGCACTGCTTGCAGCAACGCCGTTTGCGCAGGCAAAAGATCTGAAGGCCATCGGCGTGACGGTGGGCGACCTGGCTAACCCGTTCTTCGTGCAGATCACCAAAGGTGCCGAGCTGGAAGCGCGCAAGCTGGCGGGCGATAACGTTAAGGTGACGCTGGTCTCCAGCGGTTACGATCTGGGCCAGCAGGTGGCGCAGATCGACAACTTCATCGCCGCGAAAGTGGACATGATCATCCTCAACGCCGCGGACTCCAAAGGGATCGGCCCGGCGGTGAAGCGCGCGAAGGACGCCGGGATCGTGGTCGTGGCGGTTGACGTCGCGGCGGAAGGGGCTGACGCCACCATTACCTCCGATAACACCCAGGCGGGCGAAATGGCCTGTAAGTACATTACCGATCGCCTGAAAGGCAAAGGCAACGTGGTGATCATCAACGGACCGCCGGTCTCAGCGGTGCAAAACCGCGTGGAAGGTTGCCAGACGGAATTCAAAAAACATCCGGATATCAAGGTGCTCTCGGATAACCAGAACGCCAAGGGCAGCCGTGAAGGCGGTCTGGAAGTGATGACCTCCCTGCTGGCGGCCAATCCGAAGATCGACGGCGTGTTTGCGATTAACGATCCGACCGCGATCGGCGCCGATCTGGCGGCGAAACAGGCGCAGCGCAACGAGTTCTTTATCGTCGGCGTGGATGGCAGCCCGGACGGTGAGGAAGCGCTGAAGCGCGAAAACTCGCTGTTTGTGGCAACCCCGGCGCAGGATCCGCAGGTGATGGCGGCGAAGGCGGTAGAGATCGGCTATGACATTCTGCAGGGCAAACCGGCGCCGAAAGAACCGGTGCTGATCCCGGTGACGATGATCGATAAAAAGAACGTCGGCACGTATAAGGGGTGGACGGTTAAGTAA
- a CDS encoding D-lyxose/D-mannose family sugar isomerase: MKRSDINEILGHTRQFFSMHDVHLPPFASFPPTKWQQLDQAAWQEVFDLKLGWDVTAFGGNHFAAEGLTLFTLRNGSPNGVPYEKGYAEKIMHVRDGQVTPMHFHWRKREDIINRGGGNLIIELWNAGAHEETENTDVTVTVDGCRQTHAPGSQLRLTPGESICLTPGLYHSFWGERGFGDVLVGEVSSVNDDEHDNRFLQPVARYNNIEEDEPAVLVLCNEYNLFRI; this comes from the coding sequence ATGAAACGCTCCGACATTAACGAGATCCTCGGCCACACGCGGCAGTTTTTTTCCATGCACGACGTGCATCTCCCGCCCTTTGCCAGCTTTCCGCCAACGAAATGGCAGCAGCTTGACCAGGCCGCATGGCAGGAAGTGTTCGACCTCAAGCTCGGCTGGGACGTGACCGCGTTCGGCGGCAATCATTTTGCCGCCGAGGGGCTGACGCTGTTTACCCTGCGCAACGGCTCGCCCAACGGCGTGCCGTATGAAAAAGGCTATGCCGAAAAAATCATGCACGTGCGCGACGGCCAGGTCACGCCGATGCATTTTCACTGGCGCAAGCGGGAAGACATCATCAACCGGGGCGGCGGGAACCTTATCATTGAGTTATGGAATGCCGGGGCGCATGAAGAGACGGAAAACACCGACGTGACGGTTACCGTCGACGGCTGCCGTCAGACTCACGCGCCCGGCAGCCAGCTTCGCCTCACGCCAGGGGAAAGCATCTGCCTGACGCCCGGCCTTTACCACAGTTTCTGGGGCGAACGCGGCTTCGGCGACGTGCTGGTTGGGGAGGTGTCATCGGTGAATGACGATGAGCACGACAACCGCTTTTTGCAGCCCGTTGCCCGCTATAACAACATCGAAGAGGACGAACCGGCCGTGCTGGTGCTGTGCAACGAGTACAACCTGTTTCGGATTTAA